In Micromonospora sp. WMMD980, the following are encoded in one genomic region:
- a CDS encoding ABC transporter substrate-binding protein, which produces MRVSKRASGALAVGAAFALIASGCSSGDNDGGESGTSSDGAIVIDGTQPENPLVPANTTETGGGKIIDWMWSGLIEYPNNGGAPQNLLAESIDTSDSKVFKIKIKQNTKFHDGTTVKAESFVKAWNWAAYGPNGAQNASFFSDIQGFGDVYTEDPDGPDGPQKAPEPKAKEMSGLKVVDDWNFEVTLAAPTAVFPVKLGYSAFMPLPDAFFSTTPAEFGKKPIGNGPVSLVSWQDDVEIKLTRFDDYGLRDKMKIKDVTVKIYQDDTAAYNDLVSNNLDFQQQVPVSSLAGEKWKTDLGERAVATTTPSTGIIAFPIYDKRFTNPKLRKAISLSIDRQAITDKIFFGNRKPADSWANPLTPGAEPGNCTACKFDPAQAKQLLQEAGGFQGKLTLSYNADASHKEWMEAVAQQIKTNLGIDAVAVGVPTFAVFRANINNYKMTGAYRAGWQQDYPDVENWINPLYVTGGSSNDGKYSNPQVDALAKEASAAPSLDEAHQKFGEAVKLIDQDVPTMPIYFGGQQSGYSEKIKKMELTNVGELDITSVEL; this is translated from the coding sequence ATGAGAGTCTCGAAGCGGGCGAGCGGCGCGCTCGCGGTGGGCGCGGCGTTCGCGCTCATCGCGTCCGGCTGCTCCAGCGGCGACAACGACGGTGGCGAGAGCGGCACCAGCTCGGACGGCGCGATCGTCATCGACGGCACCCAGCCGGAGAACCCCCTGGTTCCGGCGAACACCACCGAGACCGGTGGCGGCAAGATCATTGACTGGATGTGGAGCGGTCTGATCGAGTACCCCAACAACGGTGGGGCGCCGCAGAACCTGCTCGCCGAGTCGATCGACACGAGCGACTCGAAGGTCTTCAAGATCAAGATCAAGCAGAACACCAAGTTCCACGACGGCACCACCGTCAAGGCCGAGAGCTTCGTCAAGGCCTGGAACTGGGCGGCGTACGGGCCGAACGGCGCGCAGAACGCCTCCTTCTTCTCCGACATCCAGGGCTTCGGCGACGTCTACACCGAGGACCCGGACGGCCCGGACGGCCCGCAGAAGGCCCCGGAGCCGAAGGCCAAGGAGATGTCCGGCCTGAAGGTCGTCGACGATTGGAACTTCGAGGTCACGCTCGCCGCGCCGACCGCCGTGTTCCCGGTGAAGCTCGGCTACAGCGCCTTCATGCCGCTGCCGGACGCGTTCTTCTCCACCACCCCGGCGGAGTTCGGCAAGAAGCCGATCGGCAACGGCCCGGTGAGCCTCGTCTCCTGGCAGGACGACGTCGAGATCAAGCTCACCCGGTTCGACGACTACGGCCTGCGCGACAAGATGAAGATCAAGGACGTCACCGTCAAGATCTACCAGGACGACACGGCGGCCTACAACGACCTGGTCTCCAACAACCTGGACTTCCAGCAGCAGGTCCCGGTCTCGTCGCTGGCCGGCGAGAAGTGGAAGACCGACCTGGGCGAGCGGGCCGTGGCGACGACGACCCCGTCGACCGGCATCATCGCCTTCCCGATCTACGACAAGCGCTTCACCAACCCGAAGCTGCGTAAGGCGATCTCGCTCTCCATCGACCGGCAGGCCATCACCGACAAGATCTTCTTCGGTAACCGCAAGCCGGCCGACAGCTGGGCCAACCCGCTCACCCCGGGCGCCGAGCCGGGCAACTGCACCGCCTGCAAGTTCGACCCGGCGCAGGCCAAGCAGCTGCTCCAGGAGGCCGGTGGCTTCCAGGGCAAGCTGACCCTGTCGTACAACGCGGACGCCAGCCACAAGGAGTGGATGGAGGCCGTCGCCCAGCAGATCAAGACCAACCTGGGCATCGACGCCGTCGCCGTCGGCGTGCCGACCTTCGCGGTCTTCCGGGCCAACATCAACAACTACAAGATGACCGGCGCGTACCGGGCCGGCTGGCAGCAGGACTACCCGGACGTGGAGAACTGGATCAACCCGCTCTACGTGACCGGCGGTTCCTCGAACGACGGCAAGTACAGCAACCCGCAGGTGGACGCCCTCGCCAAGGAGGCCTCCGCGGCCCCCAGCCTCGACGAGGCCCACCAGAAGTTCGGCGAGGCCGTCAAGCTGATCGACCAGGACGTGCCCACGATGCCGATCTACTTCGGTGGCCAGCAGTCCGGCTACTCGGAGAAGATCAAGAAGATGGAGCTGACCAACGTCGGCGAACTCGACATCACCTCGGTCGAGCTCTGA
- a CDS encoding ABC transporter permease, whose protein sequence is MGRYLVRRLLQLVPVFIGTTFLIYWLVWSVPGDPFAGKCGDRGCPPNYRAMMTEKYHLDDSIWVQYASYMKNLFQGDFGITFGGREISDIIATSYPNTLKLAVVALAIEAVIGLGAGVLTGLRRNGFLDNLVLVSTLFLIALPVFVIGFVLQWVLGVKWGIINPTVSNEMRFSELIVPGFVLGSASMAYIARVARTSIAENRRADYVRTAIAKGLPMRRVVGVHLLRNSLIPVVTLLGTDLGALMGGAIVTEGIFGINGIGRQVLRSIVTKESATVVGIVVVLVVVYLVMNLLVDLLYAALDPRIRYE, encoded by the coding sequence ATGGGCCGTTATCTCGTGAGACGGCTGCTGCAACTCGTGCCGGTGTTCATCGGCACGACGTTCCTGATCTATTGGCTCGTCTGGTCGGTGCCCGGCGACCCCTTCGCCGGCAAGTGCGGCGACCGTGGCTGCCCGCCGAACTACCGGGCCATGATGACCGAGAAATACCATCTCGACGATTCGATCTGGGTGCAGTACGCCAGCTACATGAAGAACCTTTTCCAGGGTGACTTCGGTATCACGTTCGGCGGTCGCGAGATCAGCGACATCATCGCCACCTCGTACCCGAACACCCTGAAGCTGGCGGTGGTCGCCCTCGCCATCGAGGCCGTGATCGGCCTCGGCGCGGGCGTCCTCACCGGGCTGCGACGCAACGGCTTCCTGGACAATTTGGTCCTGGTCTCCACCCTCTTCCTGATCGCCCTGCCGGTCTTCGTCATCGGCTTCGTGCTCCAGTGGGTGCTGGGCGTCAAGTGGGGCATCATCAACCCGACCGTCTCCAACGAGATGCGGTTCAGTGAGCTGATCGTGCCCGGCTTCGTGCTCGGCAGCGCCTCGATGGCGTACATCGCCCGGGTGGCGCGCACGAGCATCGCCGAGAACCGGCGGGCCGACTACGTGCGTACCGCGATCGCCAAGGGGCTGCCCATGCGCCGGGTGGTCGGCGTGCACCTGCTGCGCAACTCGCTCATCCCGGTGGTCACGCTGCTCGGCACCGACCTGGGCGCGCTGATGGGCGGCGCGATCGTCACCGAGGGCATCTTCGGCATCAACGGCATCGGCCGGCAGGTGCTCCGCTCGATCGTCACCAAGGAGAGCGCTACCGTTGTCGGCATCGTGGTGGTGCTGGTGGTCGTCTACCTCGTGATGAACCTGCTGGTGGACCTGCTCTACGCCGCCCTCGACCCGAGGATCCGCTATGAGTGA
- a CDS encoding ABC transporter permease: MSEPNSASVVAPPPSTMPTEAGSGAPTDAGLPKNAKQQKPRGLLGDAWLDLRRKPLFWISATFILIFLVMAAFPSLFTSGDAVNGALQRSRVEPSSDAWFGYDVQGREVYARVIYGARASIVVAVVSTLLTLLFGGAMGIIAGYRGGWVDALLSRVADIFFGLPFVLGAIVILTTFNGSGTDNGEWTIMGLVILSLSVLSWPVVMRLMRSSVLATKEADYIVAARALGAGTGRIILKHLLPNCLAPLLVYGTIMVGSFIGAEATLSFLGIGLKSPVVSWGIMISEAQNYIRVSPFLLFFPAAFLVTAVLSFVMLGEAVREALDPKLR, from the coding sequence ATGAGTGAACCGAACAGCGCGTCGGTCGTGGCGCCACCGCCGTCGACCATGCCCACCGAGGCCGGTTCCGGCGCGCCCACCGACGCCGGCCTGCCGAAGAACGCCAAGCAGCAGAAGCCCCGTGGCCTGCTCGGCGACGCCTGGCTCGACCTGCGGCGCAAGCCGCTGTTCTGGATCTCGGCGACGTTCATTCTGATCTTCCTGGTGATGGCCGCGTTCCCGTCGCTGTTCACCTCCGGTGACGCGGTCAACGGCGCGTTGCAGCGCAGCCGCGTCGAGCCCTCGTCCGACGCCTGGTTCGGCTATGACGTACAGGGCCGCGAGGTCTACGCCCGGGTCATCTACGGCGCCCGCGCGTCGATCGTGGTGGCCGTCGTCTCCACCCTGCTCACCCTGCTGTTCGGCGGCGCGATGGGCATCATCGCCGGCTACCGCGGCGGCTGGGTGGACGCGCTGCTGTCGCGCGTGGCGGACATTTTCTTCGGCCTGCCGTTCGTGCTCGGCGCGATCGTCATCCTGACCACGTTCAACGGCTCCGGCACCGACAACGGCGAGTGGACGATCATGGGGCTGGTCATCCTGTCCCTGAGCGTCCTGAGCTGGCCGGTGGTGATGCGGCTGATGCGCTCCTCGGTGCTCGCCACCAAGGAGGCCGACTACATCGTCGCCGCCCGCGCGCTGGGCGCCGGCACCGGCCGGATCATCCTCAAGCACCTGCTGCCCAACTGCCTGGCGCCGCTGCTGGTCTACGGCACCATCATGGTCGGCTCGTTCATCGGCGCCGAGGCCACGCTGTCGTTCCTGGGCATCGGCCTGAAGAGCCCGGTGGTCTCCTGGGGCATCATGATCAGCGAAGCCCAGAACTACATCCGGGTCTCGCCCTTCCTGCTGTTCTTCCCCGCCGCGTTCCTCGTCACCGCCGTGCTGAGCTTCGTGATGCTCGGCGAGGCGGTCCGCGAGGCCCTCGACCCGAAGCTCCGATAG
- a CDS encoding ABC transporter ATP-binding protein → MSEQSSAGVDGSGRPSGRLLEVDDLRVEFRTRDGVAKVINGVTYHVDAGETLAVLGESGSGKSVTAQTVMGILDTPPGFVTGGQVRFHGKDMLTMSAEQRRRIRGEGIAMIFQDSLSALNPVFTVGFQIAEQFRIRRGLSRADAKKRATEMLDQVKIPNAKGRYSNYPHQFSGGMRQRAMIAMSLALDPEVLIADEPTTALDVTVQAQIMDLLGELQRERQMGMILITHDLGVVADVADRIAVMYAGRIVEEANVYELYAKPAHPYTLGLLNSIPRMDEKGHELRTIKGLPPNLMNIPPGCAFNPRCPMAQPVCREKVPPLLQLGNGRASACHFAEELVNRD, encoded by the coding sequence GTGTCCGAGCAGTCCTCGGCGGGCGTCGACGGATCCGGCCGCCCCTCGGGCCGCCTGCTCGAGGTCGACGACCTGCGGGTGGAGTTCCGCACCCGGGACGGCGTCGCCAAGGTCATCAACGGAGTGACGTACCACGTCGACGCGGGGGAGACCCTCGCCGTGCTCGGCGAGTCCGGCTCCGGCAAGAGCGTCACCGCGCAGACCGTCATGGGCATCCTGGACACCCCGCCCGGGTTCGTCACCGGCGGCCAGGTGCGCTTCCACGGCAAGGACATGCTCACGATGTCCGCCGAGCAGCGGCGACGGATCCGTGGCGAGGGCATCGCCATGATCTTCCAGGACTCGCTCTCGGCCCTCAACCCGGTTTTCACCGTCGGCTTCCAGATCGCCGAGCAGTTCCGCATCCGGCGCGGCCTCAGCCGCGCGGACGCCAAGAAGCGCGCGACCGAGATGCTCGACCAGGTGAAGATCCCCAATGCCAAGGGTCGGTACAGCAACTACCCGCACCAGTTCTCCGGCGGTATGCGGCAGCGCGCCATGATCGCCATGTCGCTGGCGCTGGACCCCGAGGTGCTGATCGCCGACGAGCCGACCACCGCGCTTGACGTGACCGTGCAGGCCCAGATCATGGACCTGCTCGGCGAGCTCCAGCGGGAGCGGCAGATGGGCATGATCCTGATCACCCACGACCTCGGCGTGGTCGCCGACGTCGCGGACCGGATCGCGGTCATGTACGCCGGCCGGATCGTCGAGGAAGCCAACGTCTACGAGCTGTACGCCAAGCCGGCGCACCCCTACACGCTCGGCCTGCTCAACTCGATCCCGCGAATGGACGAGAAGGGGCACGAGCTCCGCACCATCAAGGGGCTTCCGCCGAACCTGATGAACATCCCGCCGGGCTGCGCCTTCAACCCGCGCTGCCCGATGGCGCAGCCGGTGTGCCGGGAGAAGGTCCCGCCGCTGCTACAGCTGGGCAACGGCCGGGCCAGCGCCTGCCACTTCGCCGAGGAGCTGGTGAACCGTGACTGA
- a CDS encoding dipeptide ABC transporter ATP-binding protein, with product MTENIIEVRDLVKHYPVTQGIVFKKTIGQVKAVDGVSFELRTGETLGVVGESGCGKSTLARVLMNLEKPTAGQVLYKGQDISKLSGGALRRLRRQIQLVMQDPYTSLNPRMTVGDLIGEPFEIHSDVAPRGSRRSKVKELLDLVGLNPEHINRYPHQFSGGQRQRIGIARALALRPEVIVCDEPVSALDVSIQAQVMNLLEKLQAELGLSYVFIAHDLSVVRHLSDRVAVMYLGKMVEIGTEDEIYERPTHPYTQALLSAVPVPDPTLRETKAIIRLQGDVPSPVSPPSGCRFRTRCWKAQDVCAQEVPLLEIRPGSDHPSACHFAEKREIVTAHPMA from the coding sequence GTGACTGAGAACATCATCGAGGTCCGCGACCTGGTCAAGCACTACCCGGTGACCCAGGGCATCGTGTTCAAGAAGACCATCGGCCAGGTCAAGGCGGTCGACGGCGTCTCCTTCGAACTCAGGACCGGTGAGACGCTGGGCGTCGTCGGCGAGTCCGGCTGCGGCAAGTCGACGCTGGCCCGGGTGCTGATGAACCTGGAGAAGCCGACCGCGGGCCAGGTGCTCTACAAGGGTCAGGACATCTCCAAGCTCTCCGGTGGCGCGCTGCGGCGGCTGCGCCGGCAGATCCAGCTGGTGATGCAGGACCCGTACACGTCGCTCAACCCGCGGATGACGGTCGGCGACCTGATCGGCGAGCCGTTCGAGATCCACTCCGACGTGGCTCCGCGCGGCAGCCGGCGGAGCAAGGTCAAGGAACTGCTCGACCTGGTCGGCCTCAACCCGGAGCACATCAACCGCTATCCGCACCAGTTCTCCGGCGGTCAGCGGCAGCGCATCGGCATCGCCCGGGCGCTGGCGCTGCGGCCCGAGGTGATCGTCTGCGACGAGCCGGTGTCGGCCCTGGACGTGTCCATCCAGGCCCAGGTGATGAACCTGCTGGAGAAGCTCCAGGCCGAGCTGGGCCTGTCGTACGTCTTCATCGCCCACGACCTGTCGGTCGTGCGCCACCTGTCCGACCGGGTCGCCGTGATGTACCTGGGCAAGATGGTGGAGATCGGCACCGAGGACGAGATCTACGAGCGCCCGACCCACCCGTACACCCAGGCGCTGCTCTCGGCGGTGCCGGTGCCGGACCCGACCCTGCGGGAGACCAAGGCGATCATCCGGCTCCAGGGCGACGTGCCGTCGCCGGTCAGCCCGCCCTCGGGCTGCCGGTTCCGCACCCGGTGCTGGAAGGCACAGGACGTCTGTGCCCAGGAGGTGCCGCTGCTGGAGATCCGGCCGGGCTCGGACCACCCGAGCGCCTGCCACTTCGCGGAGAAGCGGGAGATCGTCACCGCCCACCCGATGGCCTGA
- a CDS encoding chorismate mutase — protein sequence MMTDVVESSGSLARHERPTGSDPTGAAAARTGTDDSAAAERIGEIRRRIDEIDRTLVTLWQERAALSQEVGATRMASGGTRLVLSREREILERFRAELGADGTQLALLLLRAGRGPL from the coding sequence ATGATGACTGACGTGGTGGAGTCCAGCGGCAGCCTGGCGCGGCACGAGCGGCCGACCGGCAGCGACCCGACCGGCGCCGCGGCGGCGCGTACCGGCACCGACGACTCGGCGGCGGCCGAGCGGATCGGCGAGATCCGGCGGCGGATCGACGAGATCGACCGCACGCTCGTCACGCTCTGGCAGGAACGGGCCGCGCTGTCCCAGGAGGTCGGCGCGACCCGGATGGCCTCCGGCGGGACCCGGCTGGTGCTCTCCCGGGAGCGGGAGATCCTGGAACGGTTCCGGGCGGAGCTCGGCGCCGACGGCACCCAGCTCGCGCTGCTGCTGCTGCGCGCCGGCCGCGGCCCGCTGTGA
- the pcrA gene encoding DNA helicase PcrA: MHPLFDIPASPPAPESRPTPPRRPGGARSDPQALLDGLNGPQRDAVTHAGSPLLIVAGAGSGKTRVLTNRIAYLLGARDVHPGEIIAITFTNKAAGEMKERVAALVGPRARMMWVSTFHSACVRILRAEHEHAGLKSTFSIYDADDSRRLMQMVARELDLDPKRYPARGLAAQVSNLKNELVDPEEFAGRAKGPNERALAEAYTLYQRRLREAHALDFDDLIMTTVHLLQSHPHVAESYRRRFRHVLVDEYQDTNHAQYVLIKELVSGTEGIPPAELCVVGDADQSIYAFRGATIRNILEFERDFTDARTILLEQNYRSTQTILNAANAVIDRNTSRKPKRLWSDAGAGEQIVGYVADTEHAEADWVAREIDRLVDAGDTRPGDVAVFYRTNAMSRVFEEVFIRVGLPYKVVGGVRFYERKEVRDALAYLRAVVNDDDTVSLRRVLNTPRRGIGERAEACVEALSARDRVSFGAALRRAREAPGISTRAANGIAEFVALLESARELADTGTPEEVLEAVLTRSGYLAELEESLDPQDAGRVDNLQELVSVAREYTERIEALGADDERATLAGFLEQVALVADADQIPSDDPDHQGVVTLMTLHTAKGLEFPVVFLSGLEDGVFPHLRSLGDTRELEEERRLAYVGITRARQRLYLSRAVTRSAWGAPAYNPPSRFLEELPPELVRWERTEGSYTSWGGGGGGVGGRADRLSGGFTGGTPKAAQLAKRLGVDASRLSTASELKQAPKVSAGDRVNHQRYGLGRVLAVEGAGPGARAQIDFGDQTMWLVLRHAPIEKL, from the coding sequence ATGCATCCTCTCTTCGACATTCCCGCGTCCCCGCCCGCGCCGGAGTCCCGGCCGACCCCGCCACGCCGCCCCGGGGGCGCGCGGTCGGATCCGCAGGCTCTCCTCGACGGGCTGAACGGCCCGCAACGGGACGCGGTGACCCACGCCGGCTCCCCGCTGCTGATCGTGGCCGGCGCCGGCTCGGGCAAGACCCGGGTGCTGACCAACCGGATCGCCTACCTGCTCGGCGCCCGGGACGTGCACCCCGGCGAGATCATCGCGATCACCTTCACCAACAAGGCCGCGGGCGAGATGAAGGAGCGGGTGGCCGCGCTGGTGGGCCCGCGCGCCCGGATGATGTGGGTGTCGACGTTCCACTCGGCCTGCGTGCGCATCCTGCGCGCCGAGCACGAGCACGCCGGTCTCAAGTCGACCTTCTCGATCTACGACGCCGACGACTCGCGTCGGCTGATGCAGATGGTGGCCCGCGAGCTGGACCTGGACCCGAAGCGCTACCCGGCCCGGGGGCTCGCCGCCCAGGTCTCCAACCTGAAGAACGAGCTGGTCGACCCGGAGGAGTTCGCCGGCCGGGCCAAGGGCCCCAACGAGCGCGCCCTGGCCGAGGCGTACACGCTCTACCAGCGCCGGCTGCGCGAGGCGCACGCGCTGGACTTCGACGATCTGATCATGACCACGGTGCACCTGCTCCAGTCGCACCCGCACGTGGCGGAGAGCTACCGGCGTCGGTTCCGGCACGTGCTGGTGGACGAATACCAGGACACCAACCACGCCCAGTACGTGCTGATCAAGGAGCTGGTCTCCGGCACCGAGGGGATCCCGCCGGCGGAGCTGTGCGTGGTGGGCGACGCCGACCAGTCCATCTACGCCTTCCGCGGCGCCACCATCCGCAACATCCTGGAGTTCGAGCGGGACTTCACCGACGCCCGCACCATCCTGCTGGAGCAGAACTACCGCTCGACCCAGACCATCCTCAACGCGGCCAACGCGGTCATCGACCGGAACACGTCGCGCAAGCCCAAGCGGCTGTGGAGCGACGCCGGCGCCGGTGAGCAGATCGTTGGCTACGTGGCCGACACCGAGCACGCCGAGGCGGACTGGGTGGCCCGGGAGATCGACCGGCTGGTCGACGCCGGCGACACCCGCCCGGGCGACGTGGCCGTCTTCTACCGCACCAACGCCATGTCCCGGGTGTTCGAGGAGGTGTTCATCCGGGTCGGCCTGCCCTACAAGGTGGTCGGCGGGGTGCGATTCTACGAGCGCAAGGAGGTCCGCGACGCGCTTGCCTACCTGCGTGCCGTGGTGAACGACGACGACACGGTCAGCCTGCGCCGGGTCCTCAACACTCCGCGCCGGGGCATCGGCGAGCGGGCCGAGGCGTGCGTCGAGGCGCTGTCCGCGCGGGACCGCGTCTCCTTCGGCGCCGCGCTGCGTCGGGCCCGCGAGGCGCCCGGCATCTCCACCCGCGCGGCCAACGGCATCGCCGAGTTCGTCGCGCTCTTGGAGTCGGCGCGTGAGCTGGCCGACACCGGCACCCCGGAGGAGGTGCTGGAGGCGGTGCTGACCCGCTCGGGCTACCTGGCCGAGCTGGAGGAGAGCCTCGACCCGCAGGACGCCGGCCGGGTGGACAACCTCCAGGAGTTGGTGAGCGTCGCCCGGGAGTACACCGAGCGGATCGAGGCGCTGGGCGCCGACGACGAGCGGGCCACCCTGGCCGGCTTCCTGGAGCAGGTGGCGCTGGTCGCCGACGCCGACCAGATCCCCAGTGACGACCCGGACCATCAGGGCGTGGTCACCCTGATGACGCTGCACACCGCCAAGGGGCTGGAATTCCCGGTGGTCTTCCTGAGCGGCCTGGAGGACGGCGTCTTCCCGCACCTGCGCTCGCTCGGCGACACCCGCGAGCTGGAGGAGGAGCGCCGCCTGGCGTATGTGGGCATCACCCGCGCCCGGCAGCGGCTCTACCTGTCCCGGGCGGTGACCCGCTCGGCCTGGGGCGCGCCGGCCTACAACCCGCCGTCGCGGTTCCTGGAGGAGCTGCCGCCGGAGCTGGTGCGGTGGGAGCGCACGGAGGGGTCGTACACCTCGTGGGGTGGTGGCGGAGGTGGCGTCGGTGGCCGGGCGGACCGGTTGTCGGGTGGGTTCACCGGCGGCACGCCCAAGGCGGCCCAGCTCGCCAAGCGGCTCGGGGTGGACGCCAGCCGGCTGTCCACGGCGAGCGAGCTGAAGCAGGCGCCCAAGGTGTCGGCCGGCGACCGGGTCAACCACCAGCGCTACGGCCTGGGCCGGGTGCTGGCGGTCGAGGGCGCCGGGCCGGGCGCCCGGGCCCAGATCGACTTCGGTGACCAGACCATGTGGCTGGTGCTGCGGCACGCCCCGATCGAGAAGCTCTGA
- a CDS encoding M23 family metallopeptidase, with translation MKVLVQHSSPTPNGNTLDHAPARHRRSGRRTAYLVTGAVALLGLGGVVVATGDDPAPAPAAIDVDTRARAEAAGRADRSARESVSPVLPSATPSSPTPSPSTTSPEPRKTAKPKPKPKKKAAPKPSWVIPMQGADITSCYGQRWGTLHAGIDFAMPAGTPIRAAAAGTVVKAGDVGDGYGNSVFVDHHNGYLTHYAHQSRLLVEVGDRVRAGQVIGYEGATGDATGPHLHFEVHQGAMWNQIDPAPFLRARGVDVAC, from the coding sequence GTGAAGGTTCTCGTGCAACACAGCAGTCCCACCCCGAACGGCAACACCCTGGACCACGCCCCCGCCCGGCACCGCCGCTCCGGCCGGCGCACCGCCTACCTGGTCACCGGTGCGGTCGCCCTGCTCGGCCTCGGCGGCGTCGTGGTGGCCACCGGCGACGACCCCGCCCCGGCCCCCGCCGCGATCGACGTCGACACCCGGGCACGCGCCGAGGCCGCCGGCCGGGCCGACCGGTCGGCCCGCGAGTCGGTCAGCCCGGTCTTGCCGTCCGCCACCCCGTCCAGCCCGACGCCGAGCCCCAGCACCACCAGCCCCGAGCCGAGGAAGACGGCGAAGCCGAAGCCGAAGCCGAAGAAGAAGGCCGCGCCGAAGCCGAGCTGGGTCATCCCGATGCAGGGCGCCGACATCACCTCCTGCTACGGGCAGCGGTGGGGCACCCTGCACGCCGGCATCGACTTCGCCATGCCCGCCGGCACCCCGATCCGGGCCGCCGCGGCCGGCACCGTGGTCAAGGCCGGTGACGTGGGCGACGGATACGGCAACTCCGTCTTCGTCGACCACCACAACGGCTACCTGACCCACTACGCCCACCAGAGCCGGCTCCTCGTCGAGGTCGGCGATCGGGTGCGGGCCGGTCAGGTCATCGGCTACGAGGGCGCCACCGGCGACGCCACCGGCCCGCACCTGCACTTCGAGGTGCACCAGGGCGCGATGTGGAACCAGATCGACCCGGCGCCGTTCCTCCGCGCCCGGGGCGTCGACGTGGCCTGCTGA
- a CDS encoding M23 family metallopeptidase — protein sequence MRQRLSSEPDRYRGRRRVPTPPRSRYAAVVTTAFVGAGIVALGANALPDAKSVSPSVLDELRQASVASQDAADRADTIDRATRDERTGGGVDATEQDTWLLPLHGYDFKSPYGVRFGKLHTGVDLVAPEGTPYQAIHAGTVTKAGWFGGYGYAVIVKHADGSEAIYGHSSAVTVKEGQQVKAGDQLGLVGNTGHSYGSHLHLEVHVNGQPLDPVPWLVDRGVDIKLETEALYGDVAAS from the coding sequence GTGCGCCAGCGCCTGTCGTCTGAGCCCGATAGATATCGCGGCCGTCGTCGCGTACCCACCCCCCCGCGGAGCCGCTACGCGGCGGTCGTCACCACCGCCTTCGTCGGCGCCGGCATCGTCGCCCTCGGCGCGAACGCCCTTCCCGACGCCAAGAGCGTCAGCCCCTCGGTCCTCGACGAGCTCCGGCAGGCCTCGGTCGCCAGCCAGGACGCCGCCGACCGGGCGGACACCATCGACCGCGCCACCCGTGACGAGCGCACCGGCGGCGGCGTGGACGCCACGGAGCAGGACACCTGGCTCCTCCCCCTGCACGGCTACGACTTCAAGTCGCCCTACGGCGTGCGCTTCGGCAAGCTGCACACCGGAGTCGACCTGGTCGCTCCGGAGGGCACGCCCTACCAGGCCATCCACGCCGGCACGGTCACCAAGGCCGGCTGGTTCGGCGGCTACGGCTACGCGGTGATCGTCAAGCACGCCGACGGCAGTGAGGCCATCTACGGCCACTCCTCCGCGGTGACGGTCAAGGAGGGCCAGCAGGTGAAGGCCGGCGACCAGCTCGGCCTGGTCGGCAACACCGGCCACTCCTACGGCTCGCACCTGCACCTCGAGGTCCATGTCAACGGTCAGCCGCTGGACCCGGTGCCGTGGCTCGTGGACCGCGGAGTGGACATCAAGCTCGAAACCGAGGCACTCTACGGCGACGTGGCCGCCTCCTGA
- a CDS encoding cobalamin B12-binding domain-containing protein encodes MSSRIRVVVAKPGLDGHDRGAKVVARALRDAGMEVIYTGLHQTPEQIVETAIQEDADAVGLSVLSGAHMTLFRRVLELLTEREAADIVVFGGGIIPEGDIPELQRLGVAKIFTPGATTGSIVDWVRENVAQPVG; translated from the coding sequence ATGAGCTCTCGTATCCGGGTCGTCGTCGCGAAGCCCGGCCTGGACGGCCACGACCGGGGCGCGAAGGTCGTCGCCCGCGCCCTGCGGGACGCGGGCATGGAGGTCATCTACACCGGCCTGCACCAGACTCCCGAGCAGATCGTCGAGACGGCGATCCAGGAGGACGCGGACGCGGTCGGCCTCTCGGTGCTCTCGGGCGCGCACATGACCCTCTTCCGGCGGGTCCTCGAACTGCTCACCGAGCGCGAGGCCGCCGACATCGTGGTCTTCGGCGGCGGCATCATCCCGGAGGGCGACATCCCGGAACTCCAGCGGCTCGGCGTCGCGAAGATCTTCACCCCGGGCGCCACCACCGGCTCGATCGTCGACTGGGTGCGGGAGAACGTGGCCCAGCCGGTCGGCTGA